The bacterium genome segment GCTCGCAGGAGCACAGGGGGCACGCCGCGCGGCAGGCGTGGCACCGGATGCACTTTGCTAACTCCTCGCGCCAGAAGGCGTAGCGCTCCTCCCGGGTTTTTCCGGCCAGCTCCGCGGCCTGTTCGCTAGGGCGATACTCCGTGAGCGCCGGGTCCTCGGGGATGTCGCCGACAACGTGGGCCGTGTTCTTCGGCCGGTGGACGTCGCAGACGGAGCACTTGAAGGGACGCTCGCCGTCGGCGTCGTCGTGGCCCGGAAGCACGCCGGAGCAGCAGACGCCGATGAGGGTGACGGAGCCCGGGTCGAGCTGGGCCTCCTGGATGAGCCCCACGGCGGCCTTGGCGTCGCAGCCCTTCAGCACGACCGCCGGCTTGGAGAACTCGGCCATCAGGAGCTTGTAGCGCTTGTTCAGATACCCGGCGAGGTTGTTCAGGCAGCGCTCGTCGAAGACGAGTTGCTCCACGTCCGCCGGGTCGGTGATGAAGACCGGCGCCCGCCGCCGCTCGTCGTGGTGCTTTCCGTAGCCGATGACGACGTCGGCCTCGCCGGATTCGAGGAGCTTTTTCGCCAGCTCGCGCAGCTTTGTTTCCATGTCCTTACCTGGAGAGGTTGTGGTAGTCGGTGTGCGGCCCAAGCTCCCGCACCTTGTCCGTCACTTCGTTGATGACCTTGACCCACTTGACGCCCTCGGCCGCCGAGACCCAGGAGAACTGGAGCCTATTCAGGTCCAGGCCGAGGAAGGTGAAGAGTTCGCGGAAGACGGTCCAGCGCCGCCGGGCGTGGTAATTCCCCGTGCTGTAGTGGCAGTCGCCGGGGTGGCAGCCCGAGACCAGGACGCCGTCGGCCCCGTTCTCGAAGGCCTTGATGATGAAGAGCGGGTCTATGCGCGCCGAGCACGGCAGCTTGATGACGCGGACGTTCGCCTGGTACTTCATGCGGCTGGTGCCCGCCAGGTCCATGCCCAGGTAGGTGCACCAGTTGCAGACGAAGGCGACGATGCGCGGCTCCCACTTCCCGGAGGGTTCGGGTTTTTCCGTCTTCTCCAGGGGGACGGCCGTTTCCTCGATGACCAGCTCGTCGGCGGTCTTGGTGGTCAGGACTTCCTTTTGCGCCACGGGGTAACTCCTTGTTATCCTTCTTTTAATCTTTTTGATTTCTACGTGACTCGTTGTATTCAGCTTGTTCTGTGTTTATCCCAATCAGCCAAGCTGGCTTGTTCGGGGATGCCGCCAGCTCTGCCTCACTCATCGGAAGGCGCGGCCCTGGCGGCCCGTACATGAGGTTGTGTTTGATGAAGACGTGCCGACAGTGAGGGTGCCCTGGGCAGCAAGGCCACCATAATTTGTGATAATCTCTTTTTCTTTTTGTGCCCTCTTTGGTTAAACATCTATGACGCCCAACATTTGACTTTCCTATCCATACCGCTTGTTCCGCGTATTTATCTTCTATCCGGTCGTCTACCATCGGATTGGATACAATAAGAAATACCTTGTGTTCGAGTTTGCTAGCGCACCAGTCACAGGCACCGGCTACTTGAGGACAAGTTACGTAATTGCCCGGTCCAACCCGTAGTAGGTAAGAGTAATTTGAGATTCTGGCGGTCTCGGTAAGCGCGATTCGCCGCCAGTCGCGTTGAAGGCTCTTAAAGTTGTGATAAAGCTCACTTTCAAGCTTTCGGCATCCCCATTCGTCTTGGATTGATTTACATATTATTTCTTTCATTCTTTTTCTCGTATCTTTATCAATATCTGTAACACATTTTGCAGCATATTCCTCGGCAATGATGAGCCTGCTTTCCTTCTCCCTTCCATGCCACTTATCTTTGGCTTTAATTGTATTAAAGAACTCTTCATAGGTCGGAACATTGTCTTTATTTTCGAGAATTAGTTTGGTTAGGTGTTCACGTACACGAGATGCTTCAGGTCCATCCGCGTTTTTTCCGTAGTGTAGTTTGATCAGCTCCTCTAGTGAGTTCAGTATCTCTTGGGTTGAAGGTCTTTCCTTCATATTATGCATGGGAAGGATTACCTCGCCTTCCCGCGGGCAGGGGTGGACATTTTTCGCTAACCCCTCACCCCGGCCCTCTCCCCAAAGGGGAGAGGGGGAATGGTTCACAGCGACTGTATCTCGGCAAAAAGCTGC includes the following:
- a CDS encoding 4Fe-4S dicluster domain-containing protein, whose protein sequence is METKLRELAKKLLESGEADVVIGYGKHHDERRRAPVFITDPADVEQLVFDERCLNNLAGYLNKRYKLLMAEFSKPAVVLKGCDAKAAVGLIQEAQLDPGSVTLIGVCCSGVLPGHDDADGERPFKCSVCDVHRPKNTAHVVGDIPEDPALTEYRPSEQAAELAGKTREERYAFWREELAKCIRCHACRAACPLCSCERCIADSNQPQWVPTSGHELGNWSWNIVRAFHLAGRCIGCGECQRACPVGIPLDLLNQHLRKIVGERFGYVAGLDPEARPPLTTYTEKDAEEFIR
- a CDS encoding hydrogenase iron-sulfur subunit; the protein is MEKTEKPEPSGKWEPRIVAFVCNWCTYLGMDLAGTSRMKYQANVRVIKLPCSARIDPLFIIKAFENGADGVLVSGCHPGDCHYSTGNYHARRRWTVFRELFTFLGLDLNRLQFSWVSAAEGVKWVKVINEVTDKVRELGPHTDYHNLSR